Part of the Lycium ferocissimum isolate CSIRO_LF1 chromosome 6, AGI_CSIRO_Lferr_CH_V1, whole genome shotgun sequence genome, CTTATTAGATGACCTAAAGGTTATAAATAAGCATCTGTAACCCTACTGAGTATTTGATTCCAGCCTTGCTCACTACTTACCATCTTCAACAAATCTTCTCACTACAAAAGTAGATTCAACAAGAACGTATAGAATAATTCATGTATTCCCATTCTAACTTTCAGATCTGGCAATACCGCATAAAAACAAGTTAAAAACATGAATATTAATCCTTACTTCCCCATATATATAGGGAAGTAAGGATTAATATTAGGGAAACTTACATAAACCACTTTCTTTTAAGAGTTTTTAACAATCTGTAGctatattttatgtatttacatttcgtagctagtTTAGGGCAATTCgctgtatttgagtgtatttaaATACACTGCTCAGTTATATCCAACCTTATTTGATGTCGCGTGCATTTTAATGTATTTGAATACATGCAACCTTAATTTCTTTGAATACATATGTATTCAAAATGATTGTATTCCAATTTATTAAATGGACGAAGGAGCTgtgtatttcagtgtatttgtatattgatgtatccttttgttttgactgtatttgaatgtattcgagCTCCGATCAGCAAGGTCATCGCCGGACGTCACAAAGGTTGAATGTATTAGACTGTAATTTAATGCATTAGAGTTGTCGCTGGCTAGTACTTCACTGTTATAGAGTGTATTTGGGTGTTTCAAACAATGACAGGTAAATTTGTATacaaacaagaaaaattcatatacaaaatttcagATACGCTGTACTTACTTGGAAAAAttgtatacaaacatatgtatatagatcattcaaacaacacacacaatcaaatacatctagtttGCCCAAAATACAATCAGCCAAATACATTAAACTTATATTTACACTCAACAAATAATGAATATACTCAGATTTGAGATAcaaaaaggagaagaagctaTGTAGTACACTTAAATATACCCAAATCTGAGATATAAGAAGGAGAATGACAAGCAGATGTACTTGCTTAATTTGAGATTGTCTTCACTCATAAAAAACGAATACAAGCCTCAGATCCAATCCCTTAAAGATTTGCTCGCCGGTGGAAGAATTTTCGCCGGTGACTCGACGGTGGCGGTGGCGGATCTTATCACCGTCGTTATATGGTTCTCGTCTTTGGGAtctggttcttcttcttcttcttcatgtaCTACTGTTTCTTCTACGATATCATTTTCGTATTTTCTTGTTCAATATCAAGTTCTAGTTTAATGTCTTGTGGTTCTTTAACTTCTTGTTGTAGGGATTCAGAAGCTCTGATTTTTCGCTTCGGCCATGGTGAATATTGACGTAGAGAGAAGAGAGGGAGTGGAAattagggttttctgatttgGGGGCAAGGATTTCGGTGGAGAGAGAGGATGATAAAGAGGAGTATAGGGCTGAAGAGAGAGGGAATGGAAAGAGAGGtgaaggagaagagagagagagagagagagaggtgaggGAGAAGCTTGATACAGTGGAATCACTGAAGCTacgaaatataaataaattaaatagtagttattatcaataaataCCTCTAAGAGGTAGTtatgacaagtaaattttccttaTGAAGTAGTGAAAACGTACCCTAAACTTGGCACGGATTCGTAGTTTAGTCCCTGAACTATAGCCACCCTTAAAAACACCCCTAATCTTGGCTAACTGAATTTTAATTCACCCCCGAATTGACATGCCACAGCAAGTGGAATGCACTCGTTGTCCACATGGCATTTTCGTCCTATGTGCCGTCTACGTagataaattattatttttttaaatggtaaaactgaatttcttttaataaaaaatttgaaacaatggatttttttaaaatctggaaaatttgatttttttttttaatggaaaacTAGATTTGTaattaaaatctttaaaaaatggatttgttttaaaaaaattgaaaacgtgatagttttttaaaaagtgtcctaaaaatccagtttttcatgATTCTTTCAGGacacttctttaaaaaaaaattggaaaacagtGGATTAAAACTGGATTTTTatacaaatatggaaaaactaattttttttaaaatgtggaaaacccatttttaaaaaaaaatcccggtaaattagattattttttaaatctagaaaaaaattatcagttttccactttattcttaaaaacaATCAGTATTCCAGATTTTAAAAAAGTTCaggttttaaattaaaaattcaatttttcgcttttttttttagaaaaacggGTTTATTCAGTTTTTCAGATTTTAAAAAGTCCAggttttttaataaaaaaaaatcaattttccagattttttttttaaaactggttttgcacttttttttaaaaaaaaatcagttttgcAGATTTAAAAAGTTccagattttttaataaaaaatccagtccagatttatttttaaaaaatgagttttccacatttaaaaaaaaaaatatagttttttttttatttttaaaaaaatccactTTTTAATGGAGGAAGGGGATGATTTAGATGTTGGAATAGGAAAAAGAATTAAAGCGAAATGTAAAAAAGAATTGCTTCTTCTtgcttaaaagaaaaaaaagctgATGTGGAAGCTTCTCACCCGCGTGTAGGAGTTTGGGCACACTTGCTGTGCCATGTGTCAGTTCGGGGGTGAATTAAAATTCAGTTAGCCAAAATTAGGGGTGTCTTTAAGTGTGACAATAATTTAGGGACTAAACTATGAATCTATGCTAAATTTAGGAGTGTTTTCACCACTTCAGCCGTAATATAAGTATCAGATAGTCATGAAATTTTCGTAAAAGGAATGGCCCGATTACGCTAGTGAATGTCCAGCCCAACCAGAGGCAAAGTTTAGTTTGGGTGGAACTTGGCAGCCCAATGCAAAAGCTGCTGAGCTTTAAAAATCAGAAGCAAAACCGTACACTCAAAGAATTTCCTGCTTTCTTGGGGGCAACTCATATTTGTGCATAATAATATAGCTCTGAAATATCACTAGTATAGACAAGGGGATTATCAAGAATGGCGTGCAGGACTGTGTTCAGAACTGTATTCTTAAAGGACCCATGGATGATACCTCTTCCAAGGAATCTCACCTCTTTTCCTGTGACATTGTTTTCTATCCACAAAACTTCCTCTTCTATACCCCTTTTGCGTTGTGCCTGTAAAGCCCAAAGAAGTTATAGAAGAAGAAGTCAGGTTGTGAATTGCTCGTCCAATAACGAGAACCCATCTTCTTCCACTGAAGATGATGATCTCGAACAAGGTCCTCCTCAAGAAGTTGTCCTTAAGGCCATTTCAGGTCCCATAACCATTTCACTTTTCTCCAACCATATTATTTTGTTCATTATCTCTTTGGGGTCATTTGGTAGAgtgtataagaatagtactccctcctttccaatttatgtggtatAGTTTGACTAgccatggagtttaagaaagaaaaactcaaacttgtggtctaaactaaactataaatatttgtgtgactctgaatcatttcattaagggaaAGTTTTAAGttcaattatttctaaatatgaaaatgtatTATGCTTTTCTGGACAGACTAAAAGGGAAAATATATCACacaaattgagacagagggagtactgaATAGGGTTTAT contains:
- the LOC132059704 gene encoding uncharacterized protein LOC132059704 isoform X2; translation: MACRTVFRTVFLKDPWMIPLPRNLTSFPVTLFSIHKTSSSIPLLRCACKAQRSYRRRSQVVNCSSNNENPSSSTEDDDLEQGPPQEVVLKAISEVSKTEGRVGQTTNVVIGGTVHDDSTNEWLALDKKGQVKQKLSSGGKYVSVNIGPIQVVSSEQVQAVYEAMKRDDRMKYFL